One segment of Paraburkholderia sp. PGU19 DNA contains the following:
- a CDS encoding DUF1656 domain-containing protein, translating to MPAEIEFCSFLVPYLLPVLIGCVVVFVMLDLLFARLGVYRYAWHPGLFRVALFAAMFSAVSLLVRG from the coding sequence ATGCCCGCTGAGATTGAATTCTGCTCGTTCCTCGTGCCGTATCTGCTGCCTGTGCTGATCGGCTGCGTGGTTGTGTTCGTGATGCTCGATCTGCTGTTCGCGCGGCTGGGTGTCTATCGGTATGCATGGCACCCGGGGCTGTTCCGGGTTGCGCTGTTCGCCGCGATGTTCAGCGCCGTCTCGCTGCTGGTGCGTGGATGA
- a CDS encoding HlyD family secretion protein has protein sequence MTIKPQSFLRALFTVTILLVALVLVRLLWVNYMYSPWTRDGRVRADVIDVATDVSGLVSEVRVKDNQFVHRGDVLFVLDPYRFNYAVAQADADIARAQAEMARAKAQMAEGASRDQMKREQAARRANLAGDVISDETREDAASAANQSDAAYRADAAAYSAAEALYKAAVVEQQTAQLNLTRSVVRAPADGYITNLNLWPGDYATAGSARMALIDAHSFWVYGYFEETKIPRVHVGDRAVVRLLSGGVDIQGHVDSLSSGIADRDNPTSGNDLLADVNPIFTWVRLAQRVPVRVHLDSVPAGMHLAAGMTCTVTLLPGKRVS, from the coding sequence ATGACGATCAAACCGCAATCCTTCCTGCGCGCACTCTTCACGGTGACGATCCTGCTGGTCGCGCTGGTGCTTGTGCGCCTGCTGTGGGTCAACTACATGTACTCGCCATGGACGCGCGACGGCCGCGTGCGCGCCGACGTGATCGACGTGGCGACCGACGTGTCCGGGCTCGTCAGCGAAGTGCGTGTGAAGGACAACCAGTTCGTGCATCGCGGCGACGTGCTGTTCGTGCTCGACCCGTATCGCTTCAATTACGCCGTCGCGCAGGCGGATGCCGACATCGCGCGGGCCCAGGCCGAGATGGCGCGTGCGAAGGCGCAGATGGCGGAAGGCGCGTCGCGCGACCAGATGAAGCGCGAGCAGGCGGCGCGCCGCGCGAACCTCGCGGGCGACGTGATCTCAGACGAAACCCGCGAAGATGCTGCGTCGGCTGCGAACCAGTCGGATGCCGCCTACCGTGCCGATGCCGCCGCCTATAGCGCGGCCGAGGCGCTGTATAAAGCTGCCGTCGTCGAACAGCAGACGGCGCAGCTCAATCTGACGCGCAGCGTGGTGAGAGCGCCCGCCGACGGCTATATCACCAACCTGAACCTGTGGCCGGGCGACTATGCGACGGCGGGATCGGCGCGCATGGCGCTGATCGACGCGCACTCGTTCTGGGTCTACGGCTATTTCGAGGAAACCAAGATTCCGCGCGTACATGTCGGCGACCGCGCGGTGGTGCGCCTGCTGTCGGGCGGCGTCGACATTCAGGGGCATGTGGACAGTCTGTCGAGCGGCATCGCCGACCGGGACAATCCGACCAGCGGCAACGACCTGCTGGCCGATGTGAACCCGATCTTCACATGGGTGCGACTTGCTCAGCGGGTGCCTGTGCGCGTGCATCTCGACAGCGTGCCGGCGGGGATGCACCTCGCGGCGGGCATGACGTGCACGGTCACGTTGCTGCCCGGCAAGCGGGTGTCTTAA
- a CDS encoding AraC family transcriptional regulator gives MSTYAHPAAAAPPKPKDALGCVSSKLRKDVELDIGDIRFYRKCMDQAHLDRVAMPACDRGFLVGISLNSGHRRNIFNGERHIAKRFEADSIYIRDFSEDYRADLYGNFDFVLVELSRAFFTRLSDELGGPGIDGLTCAVEQKDPVLGHLARALDSNLAHYGAIDSLFAEQMGVIVGTHLAQRYGNLRDRRPRAKGALSHAHEARAKELLIERSRQGASIADVASECNLSRGYFIRAFSRATGLTPHQWLLEQRIGEARQLIEATSLTLTEIASFCGFADQSHLSRLFLKATGTSPGAWRRAAGCQIAAPQAGT, from the coding sequence ATGTCGACTTATGCACATCCCGCAGCGGCCGCGCCGCCCAAGCCGAAGGACGCGCTTGGATGCGTGTCGAGCAAATTACGCAAGGACGTTGAACTCGATATTGGCGACATCCGCTTCTATCGCAAGTGCATGGATCAGGCGCATCTGGATCGCGTCGCCATGCCGGCATGCGACCGGGGGTTTCTGGTCGGCATATCGCTGAACAGCGGGCATCGGCGGAATATTTTCAACGGCGAGCGACACATCGCCAAACGGTTTGAAGCGGATTCAATTTATATCCGCGATTTCTCAGAAGATTATCGCGCTGATCTGTATGGGAATTTCGACTTCGTGCTGGTCGAATTATCGCGTGCATTCTTCACACGGCTCAGCGACGAACTCGGCGGCCCCGGCATCGACGGGCTGACCTGCGCGGTTGAACAGAAAGACCCTGTGCTCGGTCATCTCGCGCGTGCGCTGGACAGCAACCTCGCCCACTATGGCGCCATCGATTCGCTGTTCGCCGAGCAGATGGGCGTGATCGTCGGCACGCACCTCGCGCAGCGCTACGGCAATCTGCGCGATCGCCGGCCACGCGCGAAAGGCGCGCTGTCTCATGCGCATGAAGCGCGCGCCAAGGAACTGCTGATCGAGCGGTCGCGGCAAGGCGCGTCCATCGCCGATGTCGCCAGCGAATGCAACCTGTCGCGCGGCTATTTCATCCGGGCGTTTTCCCGTGCCACCGGGCTCACGCCGCATCAATGGCTGCTCGAACAACGCATCGGCGAAGCGCGGCAACTGATCGAAGCCACCAGCCTGACGTTGACGGAAATCGCGAGCTTCTGCGGCTTCGCGGACCAGAGCCATCTGAGCCGCCTGTTCCTGAAGGCGACGGGCACGTCGCCGGGTGCCTGGCGGCGCGCGGCCGGGTGTCAGATCGCAGCCCCTCAGGCCGGCACTTAA
- a CDS encoding winged helix-turn-helix domain-containing protein, producing MIQIGTLLVNFEQREIRQHGRPVRIGARAFDILEVLYRADGGIVSKDAIMDAVWPGSIVEENRLQVHIAALRKLFGADRELIKTVPGRGYLLVSENRHARAPERQRGPLANGGGLPACAATLVGRQGEIAQIVERLGHASVVTLVGAGGIGKTCLAIHVARAMRDPAGDHFNEPVCFVELAKTSTRDTVLKALAGALLIDASDEYLTQESLAGVIAAAPCVLVLDNAEHVIDVVASLVEALAARNPALRVLVTSREPLHIWAESVFRVEPLAVPASGASTDAILAHSAVELFLNRAKSVAPECGADENAIRLVGEICRRLEGLPLAIELAAARVATLGVEGVASRLDDRLNLLTGGLRSALPRHQTLRATFDWSYALLDTTSRMLFRRLGFFAGAFTFDAVCTVATEPDMPIASVISSLSELAAKSLLSVEFCGAIAQYRLTESTRAYAMEKLRDEGELQRIATRHMHYLQERIEHGKVSVGGAAHLAAAEPRLALDDARAAFEWAFSPGGNPALGVALAGSLVGTLLQGPLLHECYERSGRALAALDALPPGSVDTLCEMRLCSAYASTLLHTGGAVREAGPLWKRVLVLARQARDDAFEARALWGAWNSMLASSDIHASFRFATRFQAFAERCGTPWQQILAAEMIAVSLHCFGEHEQARVRLERAIAALTELGPIAPGSLGVAVDPLTFGNGTLARIVWMQGHPERAMQLVENVVNSIRPDMLEPSLSHVLAVVAVPLALQCGELETAARYLAVLRSQVALNRFEIWQAYGECHAGHLDILQGHPHAGLAKLEPALQRLLSCGFRRVLTPVIAVCAEALTRTGRIAEARLKLEEALEFCNAHGEHFFIAELQRVMGVTALEQSRVIQSNGRASMADEFETEARRHLLDAMQTAREQHAPMLELRAGLNFADHLLERGETARAASLLADVSKRVDLQSNATDIRRLTVLLRLTRDSRPPLDADSGQPAMTNDL from the coding sequence ATGATTCAGATCGGCACATTGCTCGTCAACTTCGAACAGCGAGAGATTCGTCAGCACGGCCGGCCGGTGCGGATCGGCGCACGTGCGTTTGACATTCTCGAGGTGCTGTATCGCGCGGACGGCGGGATCGTGTCGAAGGACGCCATCATGGATGCCGTGTGGCCCGGCTCGATCGTCGAGGAGAACCGGCTGCAGGTGCATATCGCCGCGTTGCGCAAGCTGTTCGGCGCGGACCGCGAACTCATCAAGACCGTGCCGGGGCGCGGCTATCTGCTCGTGTCGGAGAATCGTCATGCGCGTGCGCCGGAACGGCAACGCGGGCCGCTCGCGAATGGCGGCGGGCTGCCTGCCTGCGCCGCCACGCTGGTTGGCCGTCAGGGCGAGATCGCGCAGATCGTCGAACGGCTTGGTCATGCGTCCGTCGTCACGCTGGTCGGTGCGGGCGGCATCGGCAAGACATGTCTAGCCATCCATGTCGCGCGGGCCATGCGCGACCCCGCGGGCGACCATTTCAACGAGCCGGTGTGCTTCGTCGAACTGGCCAAAACATCGACGCGCGACACCGTGCTCAAGGCGCTGGCGGGCGCATTGCTGATCGATGCATCCGATGAATACCTGACACAGGAAAGCCTCGCCGGCGTGATCGCCGCCGCGCCGTGCGTGCTCGTGCTCGACAACGCCGAGCACGTGATCGACGTGGTCGCGAGTCTCGTCGAAGCGCTGGCCGCGCGCAATCCGGCGCTACGCGTGCTTGTGACGAGCCGCGAGCCGCTGCACATCTGGGCCGAGTCCGTGTTTCGCGTCGAACCGCTGGCCGTGCCCGCGAGCGGGGCATCCACCGATGCGATCCTCGCGCATTCGGCCGTCGAACTGTTCCTGAACCGCGCGAAGTCGGTTGCGCCCGAATGCGGCGCCGATGAAAACGCGATCCGTCTGGTCGGCGAAATCTGCCGGCGGCTGGAAGGTTTGCCGCTCGCCATTGAACTGGCCGCTGCGCGCGTGGCGACGCTCGGCGTCGAAGGCGTGGCCTCGCGTCTGGACGACCGCCTGAACCTGCTGACGGGCGGCTTGCGTTCCGCGCTGCCGCGTCATCAGACCTTGCGCGCGACCTTCGACTGGAGCTACGCGCTGCTCGATACGACATCGCGTATGTTGTTCAGGCGGCTCGGGTTCTTCGCTGGCGCCTTCACCTTCGACGCCGTCTGCACCGTCGCGACCGAACCGGACATGCCGATCGCGTCCGTCATTTCGAGCTTGAGCGAACTGGCCGCCAAGTCGCTGTTGAGCGTCGAGTTCTGCGGCGCCATCGCGCAATACCGCCTGACGGAATCGACGCGTGCGTACGCGATGGAGAAACTGCGCGACGAAGGCGAGTTGCAGCGCATCGCGACGCGTCACATGCACTATCTGCAGGAGCGGATCGAACACGGCAAGGTGTCGGTCGGCGGTGCCGCGCATCTCGCTGCCGCCGAGCCGCGTCTTGCGCTCGACGACGCGCGTGCCGCTTTCGAATGGGCTTTCTCGCCGGGTGGCAATCCCGCGCTTGGCGTCGCGCTGGCGGGCTCGCTGGTGGGGACGTTGTTGCAAGGCCCGCTGCTGCACGAGTGCTATGAACGTTCGGGCCGCGCGCTGGCCGCGCTCGATGCGCTGCCGCCCGGTTCCGTCGATACCCTGTGTGAAATGCGCCTGTGTTCCGCGTATGCGTCGACCTTGCTGCACACGGGCGGCGCGGTGCGCGAGGCGGGCCCGTTGTGGAAGCGCGTGCTGGTGCTCGCGCGCCAGGCACGCGACGATGCATTCGAGGCGCGCGCACTGTGGGGCGCATGGAACTCGATGCTCGCGTCGTCCGACATTCATGCATCGTTCCGCTTTGCGACGCGCTTCCAGGCCTTTGCCGAACGCTGCGGCACGCCGTGGCAGCAGATTCTCGCGGCAGAGATGATCGCCGTGTCGCTGCATTGCTTCGGCGAGCACGAGCAGGCGCGCGTGAGGCTGGAGCGGGCGATCGCCGCGCTGACCGAACTCGGGCCGATCGCGCCCGGCAGCCTTGGCGTCGCCGTCGATCCATTGACGTTCGGCAATGGCACGCTTGCGCGGATCGTGTGGATGCAGGGGCATCCAGAGCGGGCGATGCAGCTGGTCGAGAACGTCGTCAATTCGATCCGGCCTGACATGCTGGAGCCTTCGCTTAGTCACGTGCTTGCCGTCGTTGCCGTGCCATTGGCACTGCAATGCGGCGAGCTCGAAACGGCAGCGCGCTATCTCGCCGTACTGCGATCGCAGGTCGCGTTGAACCGCTTCGAGATCTGGCAGGCGTACGGCGAGTGCCACGCGGGACACCTGGACATTTTGCAGGGACACCCGCACGCCGGCCTGGCGAAGCTCGAACCCGCGCTGCAACGGTTGTTGTCGTGCGGCTTCCGGCGAGTGTTGACGCCCGTGATCGCCGTTTGCGCGGAAGCGTTGACGAGAACGGGGCGCATCGCCGAGGCGCGGCTGAAGCTGGAAGAGGCGCTTGAGTTCTGTAACGCGCATGGCGAGCATTTCTTCATCGCGGAACTGCAACGCGTGATGGGCGTGACGGCGCTGGAGCAATCGCGCGTGATCCAGTCGAACGGGCGCGCGTCGATGGCCGACGAGTTCGAAACGGAAGCACGCCGCCATCTGCTCGACGCGATGCAGACGGCCAGAGAGCAACATGCGCCGATGCTCGAACTGCGCGCCGGGCTGAACTTCGCGGACCACCTGCTCGAACGCGGCGAGACGGCGCGGGCGGCGTCGCTGCTGGCCGACGTGTCGAAGCGCGTTGACCTGCAATCGAACGCGACCGATATCAGGCGGCTTACCGTGCTTCTGCGTCTGACGCGCGATTCTCGCCCGCCGCTCGATGCCGACAGCGGCCAGCCAGCGATGACCAACGATCTTTGA
- a CDS encoding alpha/beta hydrolase, which yields MSAHNQRENFVKAKDGTDIFFKDWGTGTPVVFSHGWPLSADAWDPQMLFLVNQGYRVIAHDRRGHGRSGQAPGGNDMDTYADDLAAVLDALDVTNAMLVGHSTGGGEVAHYIGRHGSKRVAKAVLIGAVPPLMLKTAGNPGGLPMSVFDGIRAGVAANRSQFYLDLATPFYGFNRPNAQVSQGLIQDFWRQGMAGSIKGQYECIRQFSEVDYTDDLKKIDVPTLFLHGDDDQIVPIDASAKLASKLVKNATLKVYAGAPHGMCSTHVEQVNADLLSFLKQ from the coding sequence ATGAGCGCGCACAACCAGCGTGAGAACTTCGTGAAGGCGAAGGACGGCACGGACATCTTCTTCAAGGACTGGGGCACGGGTACGCCCGTCGTCTTCTCGCATGGCTGGCCGCTGTCCGCCGACGCGTGGGACCCGCAGATGCTGTTCCTCGTGAACCAGGGCTATCGCGTGATCGCCCACGACCGACGCGGACATGGCCGTTCAGGCCAGGCTCCGGGCGGCAACGACATGGACACCTACGCCGACGACCTCGCCGCCGTGCTCGATGCGCTCGACGTGACGAACGCGATGCTGGTCGGCCATTCGACGGGCGGCGGCGAAGTCGCGCATTACATTGGCCGTCATGGCTCGAAGCGTGTCGCGAAGGCCGTGCTGATCGGCGCCGTGCCGCCGCTGATGCTGAAGACGGCCGGCAATCCGGGCGGCCTGCCGATGTCCGTGTTCGACGGGATTCGCGCGGGCGTTGCCGCCAACCGCTCGCAGTTCTACCTCGATCTCGCGACGCCGTTCTACGGGTTCAATCGTCCCAACGCGCAGGTCTCGCAAGGGCTGATCCAGGACTTCTGGCGCCAGGGCATGGCGGGCTCGATCAAAGGCCAGTACGAGTGCATCAGGCAGTTCTCCGAAGTCGACTATACGGATGACCTGAAGAAGATCGACGTGCCCACGCTCTTCCTGCATGGCGACGACGATCAGATCGTGCCCATCGACGCTTCGGCGAAGCTTGCGTCGAAGCTCGTGAAGAATGCGACGCTGAAGGTCTATGCAGGCGCGCCGCACGGCATGTGCAGCACGCATGTCGAGCAGGTGAATGCAGACCTTCTGTCGTTCCTGAAGCAGTAA
- a CDS encoding winged helix-turn-helix domain-containing protein, with product MMTIRIGQLEISLDHREVRLDGQRVPIGSRAFDILALLIAADGELVSKDEIMRVVWPTTVVEKNNLQVHISALRRAFGDERERLRTVPGRGYRLVMHDDVDARDGASVPSAMQEDLSVGADAARPSRQPLPARVPELIGRQDALDGVLAALRAHQAVTLVGTGGIGKTRLAVEVAHALQHAFADGVVFVPLAAVSDAPSALDALAFAMGSRLSASRTALAQIAAEWRDRDALVVLDNCEQVLEIVAAIAESLTGAGSRMRVLATSREALRVRDEIVYQVPPLSVPTPDDPGTDVLRTPAVRFFLARAQADGAHFALDEASIRLTGKCAAGSTASRSRSNWPRRARLCWASVC from the coding sequence ATGATGACGATCAGGATCGGTCAACTCGAGATTTCACTTGATCATCGCGAAGTGCGTCTCGATGGGCAGAGAGTCCCGATCGGCAGCCGCGCGTTCGACATTCTCGCGTTGCTGATCGCCGCCGACGGCGAACTCGTATCGAAAGACGAGATCATGCGCGTCGTCTGGCCGACCACGGTCGTCGAGAAGAACAATCTGCAGGTTCATATCTCCGCGCTGCGCCGTGCATTCGGCGACGAGCGGGAGCGTCTGCGCACGGTGCCCGGCCGTGGCTACCGTCTGGTCATGCATGACGACGTCGACGCGCGCGATGGCGCCAGCGTGCCGTCCGCCATGCAAGAGGATCTCTCAGTCGGCGCTGACGCAGCGCGACCTTCGCGTCAGCCGTTGCCCGCACGCGTGCCGGAATTGATTGGCCGGCAGGATGCGCTCGATGGCGTGTTAGCCGCCTTGCGCGCGCATCAGGCCGTGACGCTTGTAGGCACGGGCGGCATCGGCAAGACGCGCCTCGCGGTCGAAGTCGCGCATGCGCTCCAGCACGCGTTCGCCGACGGCGTCGTGTTCGTGCCGCTCGCGGCCGTGAGCGATGCGCCGTCGGCGCTCGACGCGCTCGCGTTCGCGATGGGCAGCCGGCTTTCCGCGAGCCGCACGGCGCTTGCGCAGATCGCCGCCGAATGGCGCGACCGCGATGCGTTAGTGGTGCTCGACAACTGCGAGCAGGTGCTGGAGATCGTGGCCGCCATCGCGGAGTCCCTGACGGGCGCGGGCAGCCGCATGCGCGTGCTGGCGACGAGCCGCGAAGCCTTGCGCGTGCGCGACGAAATCGTCTATCAGGTGCCGCCATTGTCCGTGCCGACCCCGGACGATCCCGGCACCGATGTGTTGCGCACGCCCGCCGTGCGTTTCTTTCTGGCACGCGCGCAAGCCGACGGCGCCCACTTTGCGCTCGACGAAGCCAGCATTCGTCTGACGGGGAAGTGTGCCGCCGGCTCGACGGCATCCCGCTCGCGCTCGAACTGGCCGCGTCGCGCGCGGCTTTGCTGGGCATCGGTCTGCTAG